CTGACAAATGATTTTGTCAGTGATGCAAGTAAGCTAGGATATAGCTTGTACAGGATGCCTGTCAATGATAGAACACATGCAGCACATGCACTATAAGCAATTTTAGGATGCTGATTAGTCTAACTGCATCTCTTTGGTCTGAAGTGGGGACACCTGTGTTGACTCTTCAGCTGTTTTAGATATATCCATAATGAAGACTGCTTGTCGCTAATATGACATTCAGTGCTTATaaggctttatgaatgcattattatttgttatgaatgtgtttataaatcgcTAAAAACATGTCCTTGTTGCCAGTGTTACAGATATTGTAGCTGTATAATTATTCACCTGTACCCCCCAATAGTTTTTGTGGGGAACAAACTGTCACCCAATATATGTATTTGCAGTCAGCTAATGTTGATAACATGAAAGTATACACCATTCAAATGATTGACCCCCCACACCAACATGAAAGGCTTGTAATGTGTTTGTCTAAATGTGTTTGTCATATAAAATAAAGCCGCAGAAATGCATAAAGGGTATCATGATATGATTGGATTGGAAGCAGGATGTTAAAATCTGATGAATACTCAAAGACAAAGATGGGAATTAAAACAGAATTAGATTTGTATAGATGTAGAATTtattaacatttattaaactcAGAAATCTGGCATAGTCTCAGTGATGCCAAAAGCCATTATTCAATTACCTTATaactgaaattacatttttcactaattattaatttattatgaAGCTGACATATTTAGTGAAAGTGGAGTAATGGCCAGCTGAATCCTGATTTGCATAATGTCATACTGAGGGGCAGCGTGCAGCTCATCTGGTTAGGTACATGTGCTCATGTCCAGAGGGTTGTGGGTTTAAGTCCCATTGCCAGcagattaatcatatcaccaccAGACCCATGAGAAAGGCTCATAACCTGAACTACTCCATGGAACACCTGATgccggctgaccctgtgctctgaccccaaaaaaCTATTTCTCTCATGGAGTTCACCATCGGGTATTCGAAGACCAAAGACTTCCTTTGCACCTTGCGCAAAtagcaaaataaaatacatcttattaatattttataccCTCTTTTAAAAAATAAGCTTGTTGGTTTTGTATGGAGACAGACTCTTATACAAGCAATGTGATCTGTGCGATTTGGCAGGATGTGGACGTGGGTGAGAAATCTAATCAAATACTTCACCTCTGATTTCATAACCCTCCTGACAGAGAAGTCTATGGTAGTTAAGAGTCTggggaaaataaaacaattagtGTAGAATGTCATAAATGTAGATTCATATtagaataataatttaaaaaaaaactttctcaACTGTGAATAGTGGTAAAAAACTTCCCAGAGCATTTAATACATCATCTACTCTATGTGATTACTTCCTGATGTTCTTGTGTCTTAGCAAATATATTAAGGAGATTGCAATCCGCATGAGCACTCTgggctgtttatttatttgtttatttattgtgcCTGGTATGAAATTGAGCTGTTGTCCTTTAGTAAGGTTGTAATCCTGTCTTTTGAACCACTATAGTGCTTAGAACGAAAAAACAGGTCCTTTGTCTCTGTATGGAACAGGATTTATCAGTGAAAGGGCCCAGTTCCCCTGTATCACACACATTAGCCTGTACAGATCAACCTGTTTCCTTTTCCTGAGGCGCTGCAGTTCAGTAGGATGACATCCAAGGTTTGTTTACATGTGCGTGCGCTGATGGCAATGTTGCTTAAGAATAAAATTTTTCAttcccttcattggctgcctaaATTAAGCCTTTTCAAGGTTGAATGTACAGCATGGGACTGAAAAACGACAGTCTCATCCATCAGTGCCTGAAGATATGTCTTATTTCCTGCAAATAAATGCTTCATGATAGTTTGCAAAATCAGGTCTTAGCCTCCCCAGCTGACACTGGCAAATTTACTTTCAGTAACACTGACTATTTTTCTTCTATTGCATGATATTTACGTCAGGGCAGCTTTGTCACGCTAGATTTACTGGCAAAAGCTACAAAAaggattttaaaacattttattacttTCTTGTCTATGTAGAATGCAAATCGGTATACAGGAATTTTTAGCACAAACTAAAAACAAATAGTCTTTCACCATTTTCTTAGGGTTTTAAACTGAAGGACAATATGgatgaaaaatgtaaatatttaatatgtttCTCATAATAGTCTGTTAGATTTGCATAGTCTTTTTCAGTAACTTTCCCTACCAACTTCGATGAGTACTGAAGGTTTCAGCTCAGTCTGAATAGATTTGTCCTTCACCAGTGCCTTAACCTTTCATTCTTGGAAAAAAGGCTCTGCATTTTCACTTATTTCTGCTTTGTCAGTATGTTCTCTTAACACCCTTTACAACAcaatgtaggtgagagcaaagtGAGGGGTTCTTACTGGACTTGTGAAAGAATGGATATTTCATATCTTAATACCTTTTTATATGAATGAGGAAGATTCTATATTATCttattttatctgtgtttatCTAGCAATATTATTGTTTTGTAGTATAAtcaaacatttatttcagaAAGCTTGCAGTATTACCCATCTACAGAACGTAATATTTCATTGTTGATGTCTAACTTAAGAGCTATGGTATGCTGGAAAGTTCTCCGGGTCCATGCAAAGAAAAAGCTTTTCATATCTGAAAATTCATGAGGCCTGGCTTGAAGACGTCCTCCTCATATTTATGCAAGGAGTACATGCATTTAGATGAAACCAGAAAGTAATGACCCCTACCagtcaaacaaacacaaaaaacattCAATAAATATCACTGATGCCATAATGTAATTAAATGCTCAAAGTTTTCTTATATTAAAATGCTTTCTTTATTATTACCAGTATTACTCAGGAGAAAACACGTTATTAACGGGATAAACAAATCTAGGGCATACAAAACCGTGACAGAAAAGGTGATATaaagttttgtttatttttttgttaaaaataagaaCCTTAAAAGAGAGAGGTTTTATGCTTTAATCTGAGCTTGAAACACACTTCTCTTTTCTGAAGAAAGTCAACAAGAGGCTGTACTTCAAGGAAGTGCCTTTGCTtcagtcagcagtggaggaaAAATCGGATTCAAAACGCTGAAACACCGTGacatgaaattaaattaaagatGAGAAGGATGAAGTTGGAAGCTGAAGCTcaaatgtataaataaatatggattgcATTTATGAGCTACATAACGATGCTTGTGTATTAATGCATTTATCTTCCCAGATACTGTAAGTGATTCAGGCTACCCAGACTTAGCTAataccaaccatccatccatccagaccATTTTTCTACAGTCGATCGGTGTCTGTTGGTCATAGGCAGACCTGCAGCCCACCCCGGGCAGTTTAGGGAATTATCCAGGGGAACAACTAGGGTAGAAcacaacatggagagaacatggaaTCTTCACTGACATGACCAGTGAATTTAGGACTTGGAGATCTCATCACCTTGACCTTGGTATGGAAGGTGGTTAGATAGACAGTTCATAATTACAACATGAAAATTATTCTTGCTTTATGAGAATTATCGCAGTCATGCAGCTCATATTGATTTCTTAATTATCTTTTGTAATCGAGCTATATTTTCACTAACCCCTTAGTTAGAATTCATGGTAAATATTCCGTTTATCTGCTTTTCCCAGACTTAGTAATACACGGTACGATGACGTCTTTGTCCAAACGACAATATAACATTATCGTTGAACTGCCTAATTCACAGTTGGCTTTGGAATCAGAATATTTTATGGTGTCCCATAATCTGATAACGATGAGTCCAGTTCATGAAAGCCAACTTTGTTTTTATAGGAGGTAAACATTTTTTAATACTCAGGGTCAAATGTCATGGATTTTTGCCTGTATATATTATGACTCACCTTAAAGATGCACTGTTAAATAATGAAAGTtgggaaaaatatattttatagtaaCAGTATGTGTCCATTTGGCACCTTTTATGAAAACAAACGTATAACATTCTGAAGTGTAGCATTACCCACCTAGGCCTATACAGCAATGATTAAACCCCACACACtattttatttagcaaaatTTAGTGTGACATTCACATAGGGACTCCAGGAATGGAAAATTCATGATATTCCTCATATTACCTACCCCACGGTCTGGCTGTGCAGAGACAACATTCCTTAATGGTTTTACTAGTACTGTCAATAAAATCTTTCTCTCAATTCATGTATTTCTTAGGATGCTTCATCAGAATACCGGTACTTTTTTTATTCAACTGCTGTGTAATTTCTGTTGCAAAGATGAGTTGATTTTAATGATATTTACATCATGTTGGTTATCTGATACTAGCAATAGAGTCTCAAGCTTGGAAGACGATTCACTGCATTGGGATTATGTGTAGATAGCTAGaagttaaaaataatattttttgctGATGTTCATTCTCATATTTCTGAAGATCTGTTTACACATTTGGGACCAAATTACTGATGAAATGTTATGTTAATGTGTATCTATTAATTTTACCTGGTGATAATGAATTAAACCATATAAAccccaaataataataatttaactcACCACACAGGGCACTGCAATTTCTCCCGGAAATAGGATCAGAGGGTTATTATATTCTATACTTTTTAATATCTATATTAGTTTGGCTTTTAAATCACAAACTGTTAAGTACATATTAAGCTAACAGCATTAGCATGTTACTTAAAATATATGGATTTtacaaatgaaaatatttttcattAGGTGCACCTAACAGgctcacatgctttaaacactcTGTTTATATATTTCGGATGTATTTTTCAGCTTGGGCTTTCTCTTTGTGTTCCTGATTGAGAATGTAGTTTTATCTCTTGCCAATTTATGTCCAGATGTTCAACCTTTGCTGTGGTGGAAGCTAGCCACTGTCTGTCCTGTCAAATGCACTGAGGTCTTTATTTAGCGTCTTTGCAGTGTTCATGGGTAATTAGTTACAAATGTGTCAAAGCAGAACAAAAGTGTAGTCTTaatcttaaaaataataataattataaaaaactATGGACTCCAGTAGGTTATGTTCATCAGTGCTGTTTATGAGCCTTAATTTACTTGTCGTGACTGCacaattaagttttttttatttttattttttttataattctgAAAGCTTTCCACCAAAGCTTTATGCAAGTAATTGTGTAAAGCCTCTCATAAACAAAAGAACATTATTTTTCTCCTTTCACCTTAAAACCCCATCAACATTCATGAAAAGACGCTGTTGGTCTATAGCCATGACTAATTTCAGTTCAACCACAGAAGCAATAGGGCTTTATTTACAGTAAGAGTTAGTGTTTTAAAACAAAGGCTCTGCTTGCAAAAGAGCAGTAAACAGTGTTGCATGGCAAGTTTAAAAGTATGTGCATGAAtattttgtgtcattttatTGGTTATCGAGGGATAAAATACTGCCGTTCGAAATTATTTTGTGGATGAGATGTTTTCATGATGCCAACCTGAACCCCCAAAGGAACAATTTGACATATTAAGGAAACCAGGCCGAAAATCTGAGTGGGAGCCTTGGAAAGAAATTACCCTGCTGTCGTTTCTTCTATTTTGTTCCAGTTCTGCTTGGTAATCAACAACCTTGAAAGTTTGGTCTTCAAGGACGATACACCACATTAAAAGGCTGCTTATTATGACTATTATCCTGTTCCAGGCTCCCTTCAGAATTCCAAGATTCTATATCCGCTCCAAATGTTTTGAGTTTTCTATCTTGTGTCATTTTTATAGTTACGTTACCGGGCTTTTCAAATAGGACCTAATAAGAATTTTCAACAAGGATCCTGCATTGAGGATGTCTACtgaggaataaaaaaaaaaaacagcataaacAAAAGACTATCGGACCAGCTGTCATTTCTTAAATATCATCTTGCCAAGATTTCTCCGCAATAATAACTGGCCGATTTAGAATGATGGTTTTCGCAATAGAGTATGCCAATAAAGAGAAGGTTTGCTAAATTAAACTGTTCTACGTATCCAACATATAATAATGAGTAGgactatatatataaaatatttagacTTGATATTAACCCCCTTCTGTATCACTCAGTTTAAGGCTAATATTTCTGCAGTCGAATTTTGGATTAGTTTTCGTTTGAACAGAACCACAACTTCTATTATAGCACAATGTCTTACCATTACTAGTGTGGCCAGCTTTTGGTTTTGCCAGAGGGTAGATGATGTTTGCATCAGATATAATGGCCAGCTAGGGGCCCAGTTTGCGTACTGTAAGCACGCCAAGGGGGAGAAGCACAAGCATTTATTTCAGCACTGCTGTTTTGGGCAAACACAGTCCACCCTGTCAACAGAGCAGTCGCTAAGATTCTCACACCAGCTGGTCTGTGAGAAGAGCTGTGACACAAATTAGCCTGATCACTCATCTGATGCAGCCTACCACTGACGACTACTCATTCACTGCTCTGACAGCATGACCATAGCTGAAGCTTTCCTTTGAAACCCATTCAGATTGGAAGGTAAACCGTGAAAAGTCTTGGAGCAcagtaaatatttttaaaagagcATTTCAGTATGTCTAATAAGCAGTCATGCTCATTTCAACTGTATTCAATCTCTATTTCAAGGTCTCCTCAGGTGGTTGCATGCTGAGTTGGGCAACCTGCCCAGTCCTAGATAAAATAATTACCCAGGCATTGTGGCTAATGTGGAAATATGGGCAGAAAGAGAAAAATTGGCCAGCAGTTTTTGGAGCTCACACAGCAACTGTTCATCCATATACAGTTGGTCCTTCTCTCTGGAAACAGTGCCAGGATGCGGATTTGGAGAGCTGGTATTTATGGAAGGTCTCAAAACTCTTGGACATATTCATTGCAGACATTTCATTCTTTTACCTCGAGTCGATTTTAAGAGGCAGTGATGAGCTTGCCTGTGTCGTTAAAATGCTCAATTTTTAACATACTAGGAATCTGTCTTTTTCATTTAGCCGTAGAGCTAAGTACCAGAAATATGGCAAGCAGGGATTTCAAAGTGCATTTTTCCACCTGCTGGTTGCATAATGTACAATATTTATAAAGTGTTAGGTTCATCTCAGAATCTTTGCCATTTAGTTAGGTAACAGCAAGCATGCTCTAAAATGGACTGCCTTTCTGTTGGATCATTTCAGATCAAAAAGGTATGCATTGTTATTCATATTTAACTAccagttttgtattttattttcaccCAGCCGGAGTATTCTGAAAGAGTATTCCAATACTGAATCCTCTTTCAGTgcagtttttaatttttaatgctGACTGGAaagtttaaatttaaaaattaaaaccaaAAATGCCCCTTTGACCTTATCAAGGATAAGCAGGTagaagatgcatggatggaattgtatgtaaaatatacatgtaaaaaaaagctttaaaaatattaatctgATAAaggtggatttatttatttgtatttcctTTGTTATTTTGCTGCTGCTTTTATTTCTACAACTTAAGTATTTCTCAAAAATGGTTCTTACTTTATACTGTAGGTTGTATACTTGTGGGGTATACCAAGAGTATTTTTTTCTAGGTGATTTGATATTTTAAGCTGCAATTCACCGTCCAATGGCATGCCACCTTTTACAGACATTGTACGTGTTTCTTGCAAAATGATGCTAACATCACTGGCAGTTCTGGCTTCACTCCAGCCCTCTGCAGTATGGCTTCAGTTGCTGTTATTCCTGATTTCCTTCACTAAGGAAATTTGAGTCGCACTTGAGGCTCCCGAATGGCCCAAGAAATTGCTCACTTGACACATTAATGCCCCCGAGGTGTAGACAAAACGTCAGTGTAATCTGTGGTCAGGATGGATCAGGATGAAGCCATACCCTGATATTTTTACTCACTAGTGCTCTCTTCACTCACACAAATCGAGGACCATTTCATTTTGAGAGACTCACTCAAAATACACAAAGAATTTTCCATCGGTGTCACTCTATAGCAGTAAAAAAGCCTGTTGTTTGAAAGTAGATGACCCAATGCATTGTTTAGTCCTTGTAAGCAATAAACTTTGAAGTATCTAAATTTACATTTGGCCTCCAAATAGGCAGTTAATGAGGACTTGAGAAACAAGAAATGAGAATGAGATTTTCAGCTGTAAATTTTTGCAGTGAGGAGGCGCAGGCCAGAAGTGAGAAATCTGTGTCAGCAGCAGTGGCAGCAGATTCTCCCTAACCCCAAAAAGGCAAGCAGACTGCGGTGGGGGTAGGGCTGGGAATTAGCGATGCAGCAAATAGTGCATATTCACACATACAATATTTGCTGTGTGCTCCTACTCTCATCTTACAAATTCTTGCCATTAGTTTTCTTGTCCTGTCCTGGACAATTtccagcatatatatatatatatatatatatatatatatatccatccatccatccatccattttccaaaccgcttatcctactgggtcgcggggggtccagagcctatcctggaagcaatgggcacgaggcatggaacaacccaggatggggggccagcccatcgcagggcacactcacacaccattcactcacacatgcacacctacgggcaatttagcaactccaattagcctcagcatgtttttggactgtggggggaaaccggagtacccggaggaaactccacgacgacatggggagaacatgcaaactccacacacatgtgacccaggcagagactcgaacgtgggtcccagtggtgtgaggcaacagtgctaaccactgcaccaccatgccgccccaaatatatatttgtatgtgtgtgtgtgtgtgtgttatgttaTGAAAGCACAGCTTTTTCTGCAGTTTCTTAGAGTAGCAGCTGTTGGATACAAGAAAGGTAGTGGCTTGGTTGCACATGTGTGTAAATTtgtgtttggtggggggggggggggtggcattctgatgaaaaaaaaacctttatattCAATGTTAGACAACAAATACTCGTTGGAAATAGATGAAATTGCTTTATAGCCTCCATTCCATTATGTGCTGTTGTGGGCAGTGGGCTTCTCAGGGTGATGTATGTCAGGGAATTATGCAAAAACATTCCTGAATTTAAATGATCAAAGGTTCAAAAGAACAAAAAGTGAAGAAAAAAATGTGAGTACAGACTGTTACTTTCATTGCAGCCTttcatgaaaatatatttaaatatttgtttttttcccccagtaacCTTTGTCTGAAAAATGCAGCATATCAGACACACATGACTACAAAATAACAGTTATCTTTTGAAAGGAGAGTAATACAGTCATGGTTCTGATGTTTCAAAAAGTCGTGTTTGTTACTCATTTGCATTTAGATAATAGAAGGTACACTTGCCAGTACATCTGTCAGGACATCTACTTCTTACAGAAGTTTAAAAATAGCACACCAAAGATTGACAGGATTCTTTTTGAACACATCTTTCCGATGGAGAGTGTTAATTGAATTGCAAAtaaagagcattttataattaaTCGAAAAATGCTTTTTAATCTACACCCCTTTTAAAACAGAGGGTGGAGAAACATTGTTTTCTCCATAAATGAAAGTCAGTGATGTTATGCGAAGGAATAAAGCCTTGCTGGTATATCAGAGCCGGCAGGGAAAGTTTCATTCCCTTAAAGTAATTATAAATGCCCCCACAGAGGATGCCTCATGATATACTGTGAACTCATTACCGAAATTTCTAAATCACTGCTTGTATTCTGACACAGATAACATCTTCTGCTGTTTTATCGCTCATCTCTTATATGCATCTCCAGAGATAAAAATGCTATCAGTGAAATTACATTATATCCTTTGATTGTAACTTGTCTTTTTTTAAGCTCAAATcatccttatttttttttcaaagaatgTTGCTTTTTATTGCCAGTGGTGATCTTAGCTGCAAACGTTTGTCTCTTCAGGGACCTGATGCCATCGACACTGGAGGGCCAGATCACCATGGAGAAGACACCCAGCTACTTTGTGACTAACAGTGCCCCCAAACGCATCCATTCTATGGCAAAAGACACCAAACTCATTATCGTGGTCCGCAACCCTGTGACTAGAGCCATATCTGACTACACGCAGACTCTGTCCAAGAGACCAGAGATCCCGACCTTTGAGGTCCTGGCTTTTAAGAACAGGACCCTGGGTCTGATTGATGCCTCATGGAGTGCCCTGAGAATTGGAATATATGCACTGCACCTGGAAAGCTGGATGCAGTATTTTCCACTGTCCCAGATACACTTCGTCAGTGGAGAGAGGCTTATTGTTGATCCAGgtggggaactggccaaagTGCAGGACTTTCTTGGACTGAAGCGCATCGTGACAGATAAACATTTCTATTTCAACAAAACCAAGGGATTCCCATGCTTGAAGAAACCAGAGGACAGCAGTGCACCACGGTGCCTCGGCAAGTCCAAGGGCAGAACTCATCCCAAAATAGACTCCGATGTGATATACAGACTACACAAGTTTTACAAACCCTTTAATATGATGTTTTATCAAATGACAGGGCAGAACTTTCAGTGGGAGCAAGAGGAGAGGCAGTGAGTGTTTCTCAGGCCAGCAAGACTTTCAGCACTGCCAACTGGCCCATgatttcccatgatgcaaagAATCTGACTATCATCCCTCACTACACAAACGGTCCATGTCAAAAGCAAACCTGTAATCTGCACTGTAGTTTCAGTGGCCATAGTGGCATCCATAATTGTAAATAATATTTGTAAATGAaagattattttatatttcattttcaaaatatttaGGGGTACAAAAATCGAGGCAAAAATGTGCAACAGTTCATGCTAAGTGTCCTTAATAAGTGATTTGCTTCTTGAACATAATGAATTCCAAGAAAAGAACAACATTGCTTTGTCAACTGTTCTTCTATTAGAAAGGCAATGATGGGGTTAAATGTGCATTTCATTTGAGGCATGTCATTTAAGACTGAAATGTGTAATTGCGTATTTCATATTTGCACTGGTTAAGAATACTCAGAGTGTCATTTAATGATCATACTATCGCTTTTCATTTACAGCGCATTATGTGGTAACTGTCTCTGAGTTCTGCACAACGTGAGACAATCAATATTGGTGTAATGTTTGTCAATGGTGGCCCTGGCTTCGATGCCTCTGCCTTGGCCGTGCGAGATTGATTCGGCTCACTGTGGCACCCCATGTTTTGTTACTCAGGTGTGTCGAGTCAGTCTGCTGGTACtgcaaggaatcagatcaaTCCACAGAAGCTCTCGTTGCCCTTGAGAGCATCTGAATGCCAGAAACCCACCTTTTACATCACAAGGCAGTGCTGTACAGTCAACCGTAAGACACATATGCTGTGGAATTGTCTAATGTATTCTATTTAGTATTTCCAGAAAATTTATATTTCTGTTTGTAAGCCTACCGCTGCAGTAAAGTTGCATGCAGTACTGGAAGCAGATCATGGACACTGAATAAAGCGATTCAACAGAtgtttattaatttaaatattgaTTAAACTGCagattataataaaatattaaatatatacatatatttttaaaacaagGTTTATGTTATGTCTATAGTACTAATGGAACCCCCAGATATATTACAATGTGTTTAACTCGGTAACGTAACCACTGTACTACATAAACCCTCACATGACCAAAAAACATCAATATATGTTTATTTCTTAACAGTACACAGTTAACATATCTAAACTGAAGCACAGAATTATTTCTTATTTGACTCACAGCTAATAGGTTTCAGTTCAGTTTCTGAAATGTAAGAGTTTACATAGTGCATTCTACTGCAAGAATATTATTCAGTGCTCAGGAAATCAGAACACGaactgaaaaaaagagaaaaggaaATTTAAGAATCAGAATTCAATTGCTAATTATTTTCACTTTAAAATAtgttctatgttttttttttgtttttttaaataatgtctGTCACTCTTGATTCGTCAGCAATCACATATTGGACTAGAGCTAAGGATATTGTCCAAAGTGTTGCacatgtgttttaaaatgtctgaataagcatttttaaagaaaataatattATTTAAGGCAGCATTTCAAAAGTCAGATTTATTCCCCCCCGCATAAAATATGCTAatgatatttttctctcatatcTTGTAGTAACACATGCTGGGATGTATATTTACCTAATATGCTCAATCAAATGTGTGTCTTCATGGAGCAAGTGCTTTCGTCTCATAAATGTTTCAGTTTAATGGTCTTATAAAAAAATGCTATTAATCAAATTGAACTGAGAGGAAATCAAGCTTGACTGACCAAATGAACTGTGTGTATAATAAAGTGTATAATAACCATA
The sequence above is a segment of the Brienomyrus brachyistius isolate T26 chromosome 5, BBRACH_0.4, whole genome shotgun sequence genome. Coding sequences within it:
- the LOC125741949 gene encoding heparan sulfate glucosamine 3-O-sulfotransferase 4-like translates to MAFWSSTSAFTSKVPRKILFMFTLSLSVTYLFYSLMSCYNSLQFPLQENHVYQARVVTEETTSVAFREKLYSTTAHAYIDEDLIYKTSTVQTVTGYVVSTIDHSEDAESKRRETEWVGTPLAHTEMIAGGLNAVSGREHQESSTIDDDLSRRVNCTPDYGVKKLPQAIIIGVKKGGTRALLEALRVHPDVRAVGVEPHFFDRNYEKGLDWYRDLMPSTLEGQITMEKTPSYFVTNSAPKRIHSMAKDTKLIIVVRNPVTRAISDYTQTLSKRPEIPTFEVLAFKNRTLGLIDASWSALRIGIYALHLESWMQYFPLSQIHFVSGERLIVDPGGELAKVQDFLGLKRIVTDKHFYFNKTKGFPCLKKPEDSSAPRCLGKSKGRTHPKIDSDVIYRLHKFYKPFNMMFYQMTGQNFQWEQEERQ